The proteins below are encoded in one region of Segatella copri:
- a CDS encoding GSCFA domain-containing protein has translation MLFRTEIDIPKADFEIGAAERMLFVGSCFADNLGRRFVENRFRATVNPFGVMYNPASILHTVEKCSEVRPRVAVFTLGTNHVYILKETGEIVDNCQKRPQRLFEERELSVDECAGYLQKAINLLKSQTAASDGSEGTLKVIITVSPIRYAKYGYHGSQLSKATLLLAADKLVKENPGVVSYFPAYEIMNDELRDYRFYKEDMLHPSEQAVEYIWERFRATYFGKAAEQFLEDWKPIREALGHKPFHPESEEHQKFIARTEEKKRQFEEKYHLL, from the coding sequence ATGCTGTTTCGCACAGAAATAGATATTCCGAAGGCCGACTTCGAGATAGGGGCGGCAGAGCGGATGCTCTTTGTGGGCAGTTGCTTTGCCGACAATCTGGGTAGGCGGTTTGTGGAGAACCGCTTCCGGGCTACGGTGAATCCCTTCGGGGTGATGTATAATCCGGCAAGCATTCTCCATACGGTAGAGAAATGTTCCGAGGTCCGTCCCCGGGTGGCTGTCTTTACGCTGGGTACCAACCATGTGTATATCCTGAAGGAGACGGGCGAGATAGTGGACAACTGCCAGAAGCGCCCGCAGCGCCTCTTCGAAGAGCGGGAACTGAGCGTGGACGAATGTGCCGGCTATCTGCAGAAGGCTATCAATCTGCTGAAATCGCAGACTGCAGCATCTGATGGCAGTGAAGGCACTCTGAAGGTCATCATCACGGTAAGCCCTATCCGCTATGCGAAATACGGCTATCACGGGAGTCAGCTTTCGAAGGCTACGCTCCTGCTGGCAGCCGATAAGTTGGTGAAGGAGAATCCGGGGGTGGTGAGCTATTTCCCGGCTTACGAGATTATGAACGATGAACTCCGTGACTACCGCTTCTACAAGGAAGACATGCTGCACCCGAGCGAACAGGCTGTGGAATATATCTGGGAGCGGTTCCGGGCAACTTACTTCGGCAAGGCAGCAGAGCAGTTTCTGGAAGACTGGAAGCCTATCCGCGAAGCACTCGGCCATAAGCCCTTTCATCCCGAGAGCGAGGAACACCAGAAGTTCATCGCCAGGACGGAAGAGAAGAAAAGACAATTTGAGGAGAAATATCATCTCTTATAA